A window of Roseovarius sp. THAF27 contains these coding sequences:
- the nirK gene encoding copper-containing nitrite reductase, which yields MTKFINPGLTKTSRRNVLRGSILAGAAAMTGASAMAARRPQQPLKADAVSRNLHKAAADGASASTAKPADLSGYTRVKQELVAPPFAPEHEQVATGGPKIIEITMVTEERLMVVDEDTGASVWALTYNGSVPGPLIICHEGDMVELTLRNPADSMMEHNIDFHASTGALGGGGLTHVYPGEECVLRWKATKPGCFTYHCAPGGAMIPYHVAHGMNGAIMVLPRDGLKDGQGNPLRYDSIAYIGEQDYYLPMDENGDYKSYDAAGDDYADSLEAMRTLVPTHQVFNGAVGALTGEHALKAKVGETVLMVHNSCNVDSRPHLIGGHGNYVWESSFTDPPLTGMETWFVRGGSAAAAMYTFEQPGVYAYVNHNLIIGAMLGGTAHFVVEGAWDNTLMEQVVEPRPFES from the coding sequence CAGTCGCCGCAACGTGCTGCGCGGATCGATCCTGGCCGGCGCCGCCGCCATGACCGGCGCCAGCGCAATGGCGGCCCGCCGCCCGCAGCAACCGTTGAAGGCCGATGCGGTATCGCGCAACCTTCACAAGGCGGCCGCAGACGGTGCGTCTGCCAGCACCGCGAAACCGGCCGACCTGTCAGGCTATACCCGCGTCAAGCAGGAGCTTGTGGCGCCGCCTTTCGCGCCGGAACACGAACAGGTCGCCACCGGCGGACCCAAGATCATCGAGATCACCATGGTCACCGAAGAGCGCCTGATGGTTGTCGACGAAGACACCGGGGCCAGCGTCTGGGCCTTGACCTATAACGGCTCGGTGCCCGGCCCGCTGATCATCTGCCACGAGGGCGACATGGTCGAATTGACCCTGCGCAACCCCGCGGATTCGATGATGGAGCACAATATCGACTTCCACGCCTCCACGGGTGCGCTGGGCGGCGGTGGCCTGACCCATGTCTATCCCGGCGAGGAATGCGTGCTGCGCTGGAAGGCGACCAAACCGGGATGCTTTACCTATCACTGCGCCCCGGGTGGCGCGATGATCCCGTATCACGTCGCGCATGGCATGAACGGCGCCATCATGGTGCTGCCGCGAGACGGGCTGAAGGATGGGCAGGGCAATCCGCTGCGCTATGACAGCATCGCCTATATCGGCGAGCAGGATTATTACCTACCGATGGACGAGAACGGCGATTACAAGAGCTATGACGCCGCCGGGGATGACTATGCCGACAGCCTCGAGGCGATGCGCACGCTCGTGCCCACGCACCAGGTGTTCAACGGCGCGGTCGGTGCGCTGACCGGCGAACACGCGCTGAAGGCGAAGGTCGGGGAGACGGTCCTGATGGTGCACAACTCGTGCAACGTGGACAGCCGTCCGCACCTGATCGGCGGGCATGGCAACTATGTCTGGGAAAGCTCGTTCACCGATCCGCCGCTCACGGGCATGGAGACGTGGTTCGTCCGTGGCGGCAGTGCGGCGGCGGCGATGTACACGTTCGAGCAGCCGGGCGTCTATGCCTACGTGAACCACAACCTGATCATCGGCGCCATGCTGGGCGGGACCGCGCACTTCGTCGTCGAGGGGGCGTGGGACAACACCCTGATGGAACAGGTCGTGGAGCCGCGACCGTTCGAAAGCTGA
- a CDS encoding aldehyde dehydrogenase family protein, whose translation MPYDISTTRADLIIHGERVPARSGRSFETVNPATEQPLAQVAEAGVEDVNDAVASARKALTGDWGRMRAADRGQILLRFADLIRRDQDELIELESLDSGKPVSTIRRQDMPAVLDTLTYYAGFADKINGQVIPARQDALTYTVREPVGVVGAIVPWNFPMMIGMWKIAPALACGCTVVLKPAELTPLTALKLGELALEAGLPAGVLNVVPGFGAIAGQALVDHPDVDKVTFTGSPGVGRQILQGSAGNLKRVTLELGGKSANVIFPDADIETAAKAAASGIFFNSGQVCSAGSRIVVHNSIREEVVERLVARAEKIRTGDPSDGGTQMGPVVSEKQMDRILDYIRIGEEEGARLVTGGARAMERGYFVAPTVFDDVRPEMRISQEEIFGPVASVIGFEDEDEALAIANGTSFSLAAGIWTNDMRRMHRFLRDLKAGTVWANTFGPTDVRLPWGGTRDSGFGREHGEIALENFTEPKSIWIAHGA comes from the coding sequence ATGCCCTATGATATCTCGACCACCCGTGCAGACCTGATCATTCATGGTGAACGGGTGCCCGCGCGCTCCGGTCGCAGCTTTGAAACAGTCAATCCGGCCACCGAGCAACCGCTCGCACAGGTCGCCGAGGCGGGCGTGGAGGATGTGAACGACGCGGTCGCCTCCGCCCGAAAGGCGCTGACCGGCGACTGGGGCCGGATGCGCGCCGCCGATCGCGGCCAGATCCTGCTGCGCTTCGCCGACCTCATCCGCCGCGACCAGGACGAACTGATCGAACTGGAAAGCCTCGATTCCGGCAAGCCGGTCTCGACCATCCGGCGGCAGGACATGCCGGCGGTGCTGGACACGCTGACCTACTACGCGGGCTTCGCCGACAAGATCAACGGACAGGTCATTCCCGCCCGGCAGGACGCACTGACCTACACCGTGCGCGAGCCGGTCGGCGTGGTCGGGGCCATCGTGCCCTGGAACTTCCCGATGATGATCGGCATGTGGAAGATCGCCCCGGCCCTAGCCTGTGGCTGCACCGTGGTCCTGAAACCGGCGGAACTCACACCGCTGACCGCGCTGAAACTGGGCGAACTTGCGCTCGAGGCTGGCCTTCCCGCCGGCGTGCTCAACGTCGTGCCGGGCTTCGGCGCCATCGCCGGGCAGGCACTGGTCGATCACCCGGACGTGGACAAGGTGACCTTCACCGGCTCTCCGGGGGTCGGCCGGCAGATCCTGCAAGGCTCCGCGGGCAACCTCAAGCGCGTCACTCTGGAACTCGGCGGCAAATCGGCAAACGTCATCTTCCCCGATGCCGACATTGAAACCGCGGCCAAGGCCGCCGCGTCCGGTATTTTCTTCAACAGCGGGCAGGTCTGCTCGGCCGGCTCCCGGATCGTCGTCCACAACTCGATCCGCGAGGAGGTCGTGGAACGGCTCGTGGCGCGGGCCGAGAAGATCCGAACCGGCGATCCGTCCGATGGCGGCACGCAGATGGGGCCGGTCGTTTCCGAGAAACAGATGGACCGGATTCTCGACTATATCCGTATCGGCGAAGAAGAGGGCGCACGGCTCGTGACAGGCGGCGCCCGCGCCATGGAGCGCGGGTATTTTGTCGCCCCGACGGTGTTCGACGATGTCCGCCCCGAGATGCGCATCTCGCAGGAGGAGATTTTCGGCCCTGTCGCCTCGGTGATCGGCTTCGAGGACGAGGACGAGGCGCTCGCCATCGCCAACGGCACCAGCTTCAGTCTCGCGGCGGGCATCTGGACCAACGACATGCGCCGGATGCACCGTTTCCTGCGCGACCTGAAGGCAGGCACCGTCTGGGCCAACACCTTCGGGCCGACCGACGTGCGGTTGCCCTGGGGCGGCACTCGGGATTCCGGCTTTGGCCGCGAGCATGGCGAGATCGCACTGGAAAACTTCACCGAACCGAAATCGATCTGGATCGCGCATGGTGCATGA
- a CDS encoding SUMF1/EgtB/PvdO family nonheme iron enzyme — MTAAMTCKPGLKVSLLLVALLIIAAVLFGTALTRRGAGYDPALLPEMAATPVTLSTGAKLYVQKYEVSVAEWNICHDQGACALHLRVRPDQDARLTPATGLSYVDVGEYLEWINNATGVTFRLPTAGEWTEMAASVLPDEADPIFTDPSLTWASTYLVEGLAPRALKPRGSFSTSPEGVADLDGSVWEWTQECFSGASGDADPSRCPAFYVGGEHVTAMSYLIRDPARGGCAVGSPPAHLGMRLVSDTEIGTPHRGS, encoded by the coding sequence ATGACCGCCGCGATGACATGCAAGCCCGGCCTGAAGGTGTCCCTTCTTCTGGTTGCGCTGCTGATCATCGCGGCGGTTCTTTTCGGCACCGCGCTGACCCGGCGCGGTGCCGGATACGATCCGGCGCTGCTGCCGGAAATGGCGGCAACCCCCGTCACGCTGTCTACCGGAGCAAAGCTCTACGTCCAGAAGTACGAGGTCAGCGTGGCCGAATGGAACATTTGCCACGATCAGGGCGCCTGCGCCCTGCATCTGCGGGTCCGGCCGGACCAGGACGCCAGGCTGACGCCCGCGACGGGCCTGAGCTATGTCGATGTCGGTGAATATCTTGAGTGGATCAATAACGCGACAGGCGTGACTTTCCGACTGCCCACCGCAGGCGAGTGGACCGAGATGGCGGCATCCGTTCTGCCGGATGAAGCCGATCCGATCTTCACCGATCCTTCGCTCACATGGGCCTCGACCTACTTGGTCGAAGGCTTGGCGCCGCGTGCGCTGAAGCCGCGGGGGAGTTTTTCGACCTCTCCCGAGGGTGTTGCCGATCTTGACGGAAGCGTATGGGAGTGGACGCAGGAATGTTTCTCGGGCGCATCGGGCGACGCCGATCCATCACGCTGTCCTGCGTTCTACGTCGGCGGCGAACATGTCACCGCGATGTCCTACCTTATCCGCGACCCGGCCCGCGGCGGATGCGCCGTGGGATCGCCGCCGGCCCATCTGGGGATGCGCCTGGTCAGCGACACGGAGATCGGGACGCCTCATCGGGGCAGCTGA